The proteins below are encoded in one region of Deltaproteobacteria bacterium:
- a CDS encoding DUF72 domain-containing protein, with protein sequence MKRIRIGTASWTDKTLIKSGSFYPRQVTTAEGRLRFYADHFDTVEVDSSYYALPAERNAVLWAERTPPGFVFHIKAYSMLTGHPTLVKSIPKVLQAELPKPILARTQAKEFPKEIVEAAFDMFSSALGPLKKAGKLGCLLFQFPPWFLPSAEAYARMELVREKLPDHHLAVEFRNWRWIITPEKERSLKFLKKHAFSYVVIDAPWIKGWEGPPAVTAPIAYIRLHGRNRENWFKKGIDTVERYRYLYNEEELKKWAEKVKGSSNQADQTFVLFNNCYKNYGIKNAKTLEQLLQESEIQLRRSINQSKYE encoded by the coding sequence ATGAAAAGGATAAGGATTGGCACGGCCTCCTGGACCGACAAAACCCTGATAAAAAGCGGGAGCTTCTACCCGAGGCAAGTAACTACCGCGGAAGGCCGGCTTAGATTTTACGCCGACCATTTTGACACCGTGGAAGTCGACTCTTCCTACTATGCGTTGCCCGCCGAGAGAAATGCAGTCCTTTGGGCCGAGCGGACACCACCCGGTTTTGTCTTTCACATCAAGGCCTACTCTATGCTCACGGGCCATCCCACTCTGGTAAAAAGTATCCCGAAGGTGTTGCAAGCAGAGCTTCCAAAACCGATCCTGGCCAGGACCCAGGCCAAAGAATTTCCAAAGGAGATTGTGGAGGCCGCCTTTGACATGTTTTCATCGGCCTTGGGCCCCTTGAAAAAGGCCGGAAAGCTCGGGTGCCTCCTTTTTCAATTCCCCCCTTGGTTCCTGCCGTCCGCTGAGGCATATGCCCGGATGGAACTCGTCAGGGAAAAGCTCCCCGACCATCATCTGGCAGTAGAATTTCGCAACTGGCGCTGGATTATCACCCCGGAAAAAGAGAGATCTTTAAAATTTTTAAAAAAACATGCCTTCTCCTATGTAGTCATAGATGCCCCCTGGATTAAGGGTTGGGAGGGACCTCCGGCAGTCACGGCGCCTATTGCTTACATCCGCCTCCATGGTCGAAACCGCGAGAACTGGTTCAAGAAGGGGATAGATACCGTGGAGCGTTACAGATATCTTTACAACGAAGAAGAGCTGAAGAAGTGGGCTGAAAAAGTAAAGGGATCGAGCAATCAAGCTGATCAAACCTTTGTTCTTTTCAACAATTGCTATAAAAACTACGGCATCA